A stretch of Flavobacteriales bacterium DNA encodes these proteins:
- the kbl gene encoding glycine C-acetyltransferase, translating into MYGEYQQFLANELKSIDEAGLYKRERIITTPQGAEVHVSSGEDVVIMCANNYLGLSSHPAVIQAAKDTLDTHGYGMSSVRFICGTQDIHKQLEQKISDFLGMEDTILYAACFDANGGVFEPLFSAEDAIISDELNHASIIDGVRLCKAARYRYKHSDMADLEEQLKSSQAQRYRIIVTDGVFSMDGDIAKLDSICDLAEKYNALVMVDDSHATGFIGKTGRGTHEHNNVMGRVDIITSTLGKALGGAMGGFTSGKKEVIDMLRQRSRPYLFSNSLAPSIVGAASKVFDLLSSTTELRDKLESNTLYFKEGVRKAGFDIKKGDSPIVPIMLYDAKLAQQFADKLLEKGIYAIGFFYPVVGKGQARIRVQISAAHEQHHLDKAVEAFTSVGQELGVIG; encoded by the coding sequence ATGTACGGAGAATACCAACAGTTTTTGGCCAATGAATTGAAGTCTATTGACGAAGCTGGGCTTTACAAAAGAGAACGGATCATTACCACGCCCCAAGGCGCAGAGGTTCATGTAAGTTCGGGAGAGGATGTGGTGATCATGTGCGCCAACAACTACCTCGGACTATCGTCTCATCCAGCGGTTATTCAGGCGGCAAAAGACACATTGGACACGCATGGCTATGGCATGTCTTCCGTTCGTTTTATCTGCGGAACGCAGGACATTCACAAGCAGTTGGAACAGAAGATCTCCGATTTCCTGGGGATGGAAGACACCATTCTTTATGCTGCCTGTTTCGATGCAAATGGTGGCGTTTTCGAACCACTCTTTTCGGCTGAGGATGCCATCATCAGCGATGAGTTGAACCACGCCTCCATTATAGATGGTGTGAGATTGTGCAAAGCAGCCCGTTATCGCTACAAGCACAGCGATATGGCCGATCTGGAAGAGCAATTGAAATCATCGCAAGCGCAACGCTATCGCATTATTGTAACGGATGGCGTTTTCTCCATGGATGGCGACATCGCCAAACTGGACTCCATCTGCGACCTGGCCGAGAAATACAATGCCTTGGTAATGGTAGATGACAGCCATGCCACGGGCTTCATTGGAAAAACAGGCCGCGGAACTCACGAACACAATAATGTGATGGGGCGCGTGGACATCATCACCAGCACGCTTGGGAAGGCACTTGGTGGAGCCATGGGTGGATTTACTTCTGGCAAGAAGGAAGTCATTGACATGCTTCGTCAGCGTTCGCGACCTTATCTGTTCTCCAATTCGTTGGCACCTTCTATTGTTGGTGCGGCCAGCAAGGTTTTCGACCTTTTGAGTTCTACAACAGAACTGAGAGATAAGCTCGAATCGAACACGCTTTACTTTAAAGAAGGTGTACGGAAAGCTGGTTTCGACATCAAGAAAGGCGATAGTCCGATCGTGCCAATTATGCTTTATGATGCCAAATTGGCTCAGCAATTTGCCGATAAACTGTTGGAAAAAGGCATCTACGCCATCGGTTTCTTCTATCCCGTTGTTGGGAAAGGGCAGGCACGCATCCGAGTTCAAATTTCGGCTGCACACGAACAACATCACTTGGATAAAGCAGTAGAAGCATTCACCTCCGTTGGCCAAGAATTAGGCGTGATCGGGTAA